One Hydrogenophaga crassostreae genomic region harbors:
- a CDS encoding DMT family transporter yields the protein MSAPPATAPLPNPSLASGLLLAAAGSIAFSGKAIIVKLAYRYGVDAVTLIMLRMLFALPLFLALAWWSSRGKAPLTRNDWLGVFGLGLTGYYLASYLDFWGLEYISASLERLILYLNPTVVLVLGWIIYKRRITALQGAAMAMSYAGVLLVFGHEVGLQGPDAALGTLLVFLSAVSYAIYLLYSGEMVKRLGSLRLVGLATSVACGLVLLQFALLRPLDTAFAVAPAVIYLSILNSVLCTFAPVLMVMMAVERIGAGLAAQTGMIGPMSTILMGVVILGEPFNGWIVVGTVLVMGGVFLVTRMGRTPSN from the coding sequence ATGTCTGCTCCTCCGGCCACGGCCCCGCTCCCCAATCCATCGCTGGCCTCTGGCCTCTTGCTCGCTGCAGCAGGCTCCATCGCCTTCAGCGGCAAGGCCATCATCGTCAAGCTGGCCTACCGCTACGGGGTGGATGCGGTCACGCTCATCATGCTGCGCATGCTGTTTGCCCTGCCGCTGTTTCTGGCGCTGGCCTGGTGGTCCAGCCGAGGAAAGGCACCACTGACTCGCAACGACTGGCTGGGCGTGTTTGGCCTGGGCCTCACGGGCTACTACCTGGCAAGCTACCTGGATTTCTGGGGTCTGGAATACATCAGCGCCAGCCTGGAGCGCCTCATTCTGTATCTCAACCCGACCGTGGTGCTGGTGTTGGGCTGGATCATCTACAAGCGCCGCATCACCGCCTTGCAGGGCGCAGCGATGGCGATGAGCTACGCGGGCGTGCTGCTGGTGTTTGGCCATGAGGTGGGGCTGCAGGGGCCCGACGCTGCGCTCGGCACGCTGCTGGTTTTTCTCAGTGCCGTGAGCTATGCCATCTACCTGCTGTACAGCGGGGAAATGGTCAAGCGCCTGGGGTCGTTGCGGCTGGTGGGATTGGCCACCAGCGTGGCCTGTGGCCTTGTCTTGCTGCAATTTGCCCTGTTGCGGCCGCTGGACACGGCGTTCGCGGTGGCGCCGGCAGTGATCTACCTCTCGATTCTGAATTCGGTGCTGTGCACCTTTGCGCCCGTCTTGATGGTGATGATGGCGGTAGAGCGCATCGGCGCCGGGCTGGCGGCGCAAACCGGCATGATCGGGCCCATGTCCACCATCTTGATGGGCGTGGTGATTCTCGGTGAGCCGTTCAACGGCTGGATCGTGGTGGGCACCGTGCTCGTCATGGGCGGGGTATTTCTGGTGACGCGGATGGGCCGCACACCTTCCAACTGA
- a CDS encoding SDR family oxidoreductase: MDLGIKGKWALVCGASKGLGLGCAQALSAEGVNVVIVARGVSELERAAEGLRAANPGVTVVPVVADITTPEGRAKALDAPGGPGGSFDIVVTNAGGPPPGDFRGWDRDAWLKALDANMITPIELIKATVDGMAQRGFGRIVNITSSAVKAPIDILGLSNGARSGLTGFVAGVSRSGLAAQGVTINNLLPGAFDTDRLKVTFAGAASKTGQPVESLMDARRQTIPARRFGQPEEFGAICAFLCSQHAGYMTGQNVLADGGAYPGTY; encoded by the coding sequence ATGGATTTGGGTATCAAAGGCAAATGGGCGTTGGTGTGTGGCGCGAGCAAAGGCCTGGGCCTGGGCTGCGCCCAGGCGTTGAGCGCCGAGGGCGTCAACGTGGTCATCGTGGCGCGGGGTGTGAGCGAGCTCGAGCGCGCGGCGGAGGGCTTGCGCGCTGCGAACCCGGGCGTCACCGTGGTTCCTGTGGTGGCCGATATCACCACCCCAGAAGGTCGCGCGAAAGCGCTGGACGCGCCTGGCGGCCCGGGCGGCAGTTTTGACATCGTCGTCACCAATGCGGGCGGCCCGCCACCGGGCGATTTCCGAGGCTGGGACCGCGACGCCTGGCTGAAAGCGCTTGACGCCAACATGATCACGCCCATCGAACTCATCAAAGCCACGGTCGATGGCATGGCGCAGCGCGGCTTTGGCCGCATCGTCAACATCACCAGCAGCGCCGTGAAGGCGCCGATCGACATTCTGGGTTTGTCCAATGGCGCACGCAGTGGCCTGACCGGCTTTGTGGCAGGCGTGTCGCGCAGCGGCCTGGCCGCGCAGGGCGTGACCATCAATAACCTGTTGCCGGGCGCCTTTGATACCGACCGCCTGAAAGTCACCTTCGCAGGCGCCGCATCCAAAACCGGGCAACCTGTTGAATCGTTGATGGACGCGCGGCGCCAGACGATTCCGGCCAGGCGCTTTGGCCAGCCCGAAGAATTCGGTGCCATCTGCGCTTTCCTTTGCAGCCAGCACGCCGGCTACATGACCGGTCAAAACGTATTGGCCGACGGCGGCGCCTACCCCGGTACCTACTGA
- a CDS encoding potassium/proton antiporter, which yields MSLSLDFLALPLLAAASLIFFSVLAGVVSARAGFSFLLVFLVVGTLAGVDGPGGLVFDDFRLSFWVGNVALAVILLDGGLRTEFTTFRTGLRPALWLATLGVVVCTGLTAVAAHFLLALQWPLALLVGAIVGSTDAAAVFSLLKSSGVKLNERVAATLEIESGMNDPMAVFLTLSLIGIALTAAAAPMAGPDVNWGALLIALLHQMGWGAALGLISGFGLAWLLIRLGRGPDGGGGIRALLIVSGGLAVYAGTTALGGSGFLAVYAMGVIAGNRARKQVRPALSAMDGYAWLSQAGMFLLLGLLVTPSELLRTLWPALGVSLVLMLVARPLSVWLCLKPMRFANNEIAFVSWVGLRGAVPIVLAVFPVMAGVPGSHTFFNVAFVVVITSLLFQGSTIAWSARRLGVTLPDPSDMAQARQVFGDFVIDASTPMMDLCTFYGLPVPSESDQSAGRWLREELDRPPVEGDSATLGKAELSVRSMDGQRIKQIGIKLGD from the coding sequence ATGTCTCTCTCGCTCGATTTTCTCGCCCTGCCCCTGCTCGCCGCCGCGTCCCTGATCTTTTTCAGCGTATTGGCGGGCGTTGTCTCGGCGCGCGCCGGTTTTTCTTTCTTGCTGGTTTTTCTGGTGGTGGGCACGCTCGCGGGGGTCGATGGCCCGGGCGGCCTGGTATTTGACGATTTCCGGCTGAGCTTCTGGGTTGGCAACGTGGCGCTGGCTGTGATCTTGCTCGACGGCGGGTTGCGCACCGAGTTCACCACCTTTCGCACCGGGCTGAGACCCGCGCTGTGGCTGGCCACGCTGGGCGTGGTGGTGTGCACCGGGCTCACAGCAGTAGCGGCACATTTTCTGCTCGCGCTGCAATGGCCACTGGCGCTGCTGGTGGGCGCCATCGTGGGCTCCACCGATGCGGCTGCGGTGTTCTCGCTGTTGAAGTCATCGGGGGTGAAACTCAATGAACGGGTGGCCGCCACGCTGGAGATCGAGTCGGGCATGAACGACCCGATGGCTGTTTTTCTGACCCTGAGTCTGATCGGCATCGCCTTGACGGCCGCCGCAGCCCCCATGGCCGGGCCTGACGTCAACTGGGGCGCGCTGCTGATCGCGCTGCTGCATCAAATGGGCTGGGGCGCGGCGCTGGGCCTGATAAGCGGCTTCGGCCTGGCCTGGTTGCTGATTCGGCTGGGGCGCGGCCCTGATGGCGGAGGCGGAATACGCGCCCTGTTGATCGTTTCGGGTGGCCTGGCGGTTTATGCCGGCACCACCGCACTGGGTGGCTCGGGTTTTCTGGCGGTGTACGCCATGGGTGTGATCGCGGGCAACCGGGCGCGCAAACAGGTGCGCCCGGCCCTCTCGGCCATGGACGGCTACGCCTGGCTGTCGCAGGCTGGCATGTTCCTGTTGCTGGGCTTGCTGGTCACCCCGAGCGAGTTGCTGCGCACGCTGTGGCCGGCGCTGGGTGTATCGCTGGTGCTGATGCTGGTCGCCCGGCCGCTGTCGGTCTGGCTGTGCCTCAAGCCGATGCGCTTTGCGAACAACGAAATCGCATTTGTCTCGTGGGTCGGGCTGCGCGGGGCGGTGCCGATTGTATTGGCGGTGTTCCCGGTGATGGCGGGTGTACCGGGCTCCCACACGTTTTTCAATGTGGCTTTTGTCGTGGTGATCACTTCGCTGCTGTTCCAGGGCTCCACCATCGCCTGGAGCGCGCGGCGCCTGGGTGTGACGCTACCCGACCCGTCTGATATGGCGCAGGCACGCCAGGTGTTTGGCGACTTTGTGATCGACGCGAGCACGCCCATGATGGACCTGTGTACCTTTTATGGCCTGCCCGTGCCGAGTGAGTCCGATCAAAGCGCGGGGCGCTGGCTGCGCGAGGAGCTTGATCGCCCTCCGGTGGAGGGCGACAGCGCCACCCTGGGCAAGGCCGAACTCAGCGTGCGCAGCATGGACGGTCAGCGCATCAAGCAGATCGGTATCAAGCTGGGGGATTGA
- a CDS encoding zinc ribbon domain-containing protein YjdM: MSVLPPCPKCRSSYTDEDGALLVCPECAHEWPASAAEASEDPSDTGLVVKDANGAQLSGGDQVVLIKDLKIKGSPSGVEAGTRVKGIRLVEGDHNIDCKILGFGAMQLKSEFVKEA, encoded by the coding sequence ATGAGCGTTTTGCCCCCGTGCCCCAAATGCCGATCTTCCTACACCGATGAGGATGGGGCTTTGCTGGTGTGTCCCGAATGCGCCCATGAGTGGCCGGCCTCGGCTGCCGAGGCATCAGAAGACCCATCCGACACCGGCTTGGTGGTGAAAGACGCCAACGGTGCACAGCTGTCCGGTGGTGATCAGGTGGTTTTGATCAAGGACCTGAAGATCAAAGGCTCTCCGTCGGGCGTGGAAGCGGGCACCAGGGTGAAGGGTATTCGGCTGGTCGAAGGCGATCACAACATCGATTGCAAGATTCTGGGTTTCGGTGCGATGCAGCTCAAGTCGGAATTCGTAAAGGAAGCCTGA
- a CDS encoding EthD family reductase: protein MAKLFAIYQQPVDPAAFDKYYFDTHVPLAKKIPGLRSYEVTRGDVMGMGGKHAVYLTAVLAFDSMAAIAAGMGSAEGQATAADLANFAQAGVDVMMGETEMI, encoded by the coding sequence ATGGCCAAGCTCTTTGCGATCTACCAACAGCCCGTCGATCCAGCAGCCTTCGACAAATACTACTTCGACACCCATGTTCCGCTGGCCAAAAAAATACCTGGCTTGCGCAGCTATGAGGTGACCCGGGGTGACGTCATGGGCATGGGCGGCAAACATGCTGTCTACCTCACCGCTGTGCTCGCGTTCGATTCGATGGCGGCGATTGCCGCTGGAATGGGTTCAGCCGAAGGCCAGGCCACCGCGGCCGATCTGGCCAACTTCGCCCAGGCCGGGGTCGATGTGATGATGGGCGAGACCGAAATGATCTAG
- a CDS encoding YegP family protein, which produces MAGWFEMSKSKDGQFRFVLKAGNAETVLTSELYKSKRSAENGIASVQANCANEARFERKTASNGKAFFNLKAGNHQVIGSSQMYASEASRENGIASVRTNGVSKTVKVNI; this is translated from the coding sequence ATGGCAGGTTGGTTTGAAATGAGCAAGAGCAAAGATGGACAGTTCCGGTTTGTACTCAAGGCGGGCAACGCCGAAACCGTGCTCACCAGTGAACTCTACAAATCGAAGCGGTCTGCCGAAAACGGCATTGCATCGGTGCAGGCAAATTGCGCCAACGAGGCCCGCTTCGAACGCAAAACCGCATCCAATGGCAAAGCCTTTTTCAACCTGAAGGCCGGCAACCACCAGGTGATCGGCTCCAGCCAGATGTACGCATCGGAAGCCTCCCGTGAAAACGGCATCGCGAGCGTCAGAACGAACGGCGTGTCCAAGACGGTCAAAGTGAACATCTGA
- a CDS encoding right-handed parallel beta-helix repeat-containing protein, which produces MNHSILRPACKPSTCTRTAPWLALFALALSGCGGGSSGSEANLAQGVNAAPSEKTHQALSPTGVLLQKAAQLSTAELQRAESAAERQPNGRSPLPASDEESLAKANKSTADERTNVFRFFNANTSGHFFTASTTERDQVRVSIQTMRYEGAAFSAHRSAGAGLDAVHRFYNRTTGMHLYTISADEKRFVQANLPVFTYEGVAYYASKTAAADRLPLHRFYLPGAGFHFYTASDAEMTSIRNTLPQYTYEGVAYYVQPAESDVDTWPEVVKPTIPTSSYTLEPWRWGVASNASNATATTDGMQAAIDWASSQGIGQFRVPAGEYLLGKIQTYNYAGGIKLPSNMALVLEPGAVLRMVPNDRWNYCVVTINGKKNVSVSGGTIVGDRYNHTYTPSSSGGTAHDEGHAICIEGSSQYVEVQGVYITQANGDGILIVGKAPSTPQDITITGNNFDTNRRQGISIVGGARVLIEGNQIHHTKGTSPQFGIDIEPLGGYLVRDVIIRGNNFHHNRGGDVVNTRGFNILIEGNTMHQGEASTTGGDDGRTYIDGPIVFWPEADQTIRNNNITMLNGSYNGKSGIIGYARPGRTRSNPDYNVIHNNVCNGCGMYLYSSGRADIRDNQFLNGYIVIQNFEDAHIFNNAVTYPNRCWAYRFRNVTGQAAGNTYNAAAFDIPLSAVPFNGCWVN; this is translated from the coding sequence ATGAACCACTCCATCCTTCGACCTGCTTGCAAACCATCTACGTGCACCCGTACGGCGCCTTGGCTTGCCCTGTTTGCATTGGCTTTGAGTGGTTGCGGTGGGGGCAGCAGTGGCAGCGAGGCAAACCTGGCGCAAGGCGTCAATGCGGCCCCCAGTGAAAAGACCCATCAGGCGCTGTCGCCAACCGGCGTTTTGCTTCAGAAGGCCGCTCAACTCAGCACAGCTGAACTGCAGCGGGCCGAATCGGCAGCCGAGCGGCAGCCAAATGGGCGAAGCCCCCTGCCGGCTTCGGACGAAGAGTCGCTTGCCAAGGCAAACAAGTCAACGGCAGATGAGCGCACCAATGTATTTCGCTTCTTCAACGCCAACACATCAGGGCACTTTTTTACCGCAAGCACCACCGAGCGGGATCAGGTTCGCGTATCGATTCAAACCATGCGCTACGAGGGTGCGGCGTTTTCTGCCCACCGGTCCGCAGGTGCCGGGCTCGATGCGGTGCACCGCTTTTACAACCGGACCACGGGCATGCATCTGTACACCATCAGTGCAGACGAAAAGCGGTTTGTGCAAGCGAACCTGCCTGTGTTCACTTACGAAGGGGTGGCTTATTACGCCAGCAAAACCGCTGCGGCAGACCGCTTGCCTTTGCACCGCTTCTATCTGCCCGGCGCGGGATTTCACTTCTACACCGCCTCTGACGCAGAGATGACGAGCATTCGCAACACCCTGCCCCAGTACACCTACGAAGGTGTCGCCTACTACGTGCAGCCAGCGGAAAGCGACGTCGACACCTGGCCCGAGGTTGTGAAGCCCACCATCCCAACCAGCAGCTACACACTGGAGCCTTGGCGATGGGGCGTGGCAAGCAACGCGTCAAATGCCACCGCCACCACCGATGGGATGCAGGCTGCCATCGACTGGGCTTCATCACAGGGCATTGGGCAATTCCGGGTGCCCGCCGGCGAATATTTGCTGGGAAAAATACAGACGTACAACTATGCTGGCGGCATCAAATTGCCGAGCAACATGGCCTTGGTTCTGGAGCCCGGTGCGGTGCTGCGCATGGTCCCCAATGACCGTTGGAATTATTGTGTGGTCACCATCAATGGCAAGAAAAACGTGTCTGTCTCAGGCGGCACCATCGTGGGTGACCGTTACAACCACACCTACACCCCATCCAGCAGCGGAGGCACCGCACACGACGAAGGACACGCCATCTGTATAGAAGGCTCCAGCCAGTACGTGGAGGTTCAAGGGGTGTACATCACCCAGGCCAATGGCGACGGCATTTTGATCGTGGGCAAGGCCCCTTCGACGCCGCAAGACATCACCATCACCGGCAACAATTTCGACACCAACCGACGCCAGGGCATCTCCATCGTGGGTGGCGCGCGGGTGTTGATCGAAGGCAATCAGATTCACCATACCAAAGGCACCAGCCCCCAGTTTGGTATCGATATCGAGCCGCTTGGAGGTTATCTGGTGAGAGACGTGATCATTCGGGGCAACAACTTCCACCACAACCGCGGTGGCGATGTGGTCAACACCCGGGGCTTCAACATCTTGATTGAAGGCAACACCATGCACCAGGGCGAAGCCAGCACCACCGGAGGCGACGACGGCCGTACCTACATCGATGGACCCATCGTGTTCTGGCCTGAAGCCGACCAGACCATCCGCAACAACAACATCACCATGCTGAACGGTTCGTACAACGGCAAGTCGGGGATCATTGGTTACGCCCGCCCTGGCCGCACCCGCAGCAACCCCGACTACAACGTCATTCACAACAATGTGTGCAACGGCTGCGGCATGTATTTGTACAGCAGCGGACGGGCCGATATCCGTGACAACCAGTTCCTCAACGGCTACATCGTGATTCAGAACTTCGAAGACGCCCACATCTTCAACAATGCGGTGACGTATCCCAACCGGTGTTGGGCCTATCGCTTCAGGAACGTCACCGGCCAGGCTGCCGGCAACACCTACAACGCCGCCGCCTTCGATATTCCCTTGTCTGCCGTGCCCTTCAATGGGTGCTGGGTCAATTGA
- a CDS encoding ABC transporter ATP-binding protein: protein MKSAAPPTDASLANEPVFVARGLTKVYGEGETAVHALRGVDLDITRGEFVVLLGASGSGKSTLLNILGGLDSATSGSAVWTHEGQVHELIGAGDAELTRYRREHVGFVFQFYNLIPSLTARENVSLVTDLAEDPMDAEAALALVGLGQRVNHFISQLSGGEQQRVAIARAIAKRPAVLLCDEPTGALDSATGVMVLQAIERVNRELGTTTVVITHNAPIADMADRVLRLGDGRIVETKVNDHKLPASDLSW from the coding sequence ATGAAATCAGCTGCGCCCCCAACCGATGCGTCCCTGGCCAATGAGCCTGTCTTTGTCGCCCGTGGCCTGACCAAGGTTTACGGCGAAGGCGAAACCGCGGTGCACGCCTTGCGAGGGGTGGACCTGGACATCACCCGTGGCGAGTTTGTGGTCTTGCTCGGCGCCTCGGGCAGCGGCAAATCGACCCTGCTCAACATCCTCGGAGGGCTCGATTCGGCCACCAGTGGCAGCGCGGTCTGGACCCATGAGGGGCAGGTGCACGAGCTGATCGGCGCGGGGGATGCAGAGCTCACCCGCTACCGCCGGGAACACGTGGGCTTCGTGTTTCAGTTCTACAACCTCATCCCCAGCCTGACGGCGCGTGAAAACGTGTCGCTGGTGACCGATCTGGCCGAAGACCCGATGGACGCTGAAGCCGCGCTGGCCCTGGTGGGCCTGGGTCAGCGGGTAAACCATTTCATTTCCCAGCTCTCGGGCGGGGAGCAGCAACGCGTGGCGATTGCCCGGGCCATTGCCAAGCGCCCGGCGGTGTTGCTGTGCGACGAGCCCACCGGTGCGCTCGACAGCGCCACCGGCGTCATGGTGCTGCAGGCCATAGAGCGGGTGAACCGCGAGCTGGGTACCACCACCGTGGTCATCACCCACAACGCACCCATTGCCGACATGGCCGACCGCGTGTTGCGCCTGGGCGACGGGCGCATTGTCGAGACGAAGGTCAACGACCACAAGTTGCCCGCTTCGGATCTGAGCTGGTGA
- a CDS encoding ABC transporter permease, which produces MKAIHTKLWRDFLRLRAQVATIAMVVAIGVAGFVGMFSVHASLKASRDAFYQDNRLADVFAGVKRAPLHLRERLAAIDGVNEVLFTTAMDAQIDLPGVMPPVTGRFIGLTLARVHADRQSLNKLSLKSGRWPERAGELEALVSDRFAAARSLKAGDTVRAILNGRLETVHIVGTAATPEYVFASQGGAPDDEFFGIWWIDDERMATAFDMQGAFNQMAMGVAPGVPVDRVIEKVDRLLEPYGAIGAVGRDKQLSSKIVSDELTQLKVMGTVLPSIFLVVAMFILNVVLSRQVATQRGQIAALKALGYSDGAIAWHYIQFAFLIAGLGVVVGLGMSVAIGRGMLGLYDEVFRFNSLDYITEPWLVVVSLVIAALAAALGTWTAIHAVVSLRPAQAMQPPSPPHYRATLIERVGLGNRVSTGALMVIRNVERRPLRAAFTVVGVALAVALQISGAFWIDAIAHIMDVQYRQVQQGDVLVNFHRPVPLSVARDLKRLPGVIDAEPYRTGMVRIRFKSASVDTAMMGIRSDARLFRVVDEQRGAVSMPARGVVLSAMLARELGARVGDRVQVEFRLWNQTRTEVEVVDIVQTMFGKLVYMSLSGMTDLARDGAGVADAALQVDPLHMDAFWGAVKSAPTINSVFDKASSMESFDRTTSRNMGVFSGILTLFAAAMAVGIVYNSARISLSERAWELASLRVLGMTRAEVSVLLLAELGAELLLALPIGAFAGWALATLMMALMSSDAIDFPVVIEPSTYASAAFIVLAAAVASALLVRRKIDRLDLVAVLKVRE; this is translated from the coding sequence ATGAAAGCCATCCACACCAAGCTCTGGCGCGATTTTTTGCGCCTGCGCGCCCAGGTGGCCACCATCGCCATGGTCGTGGCCATTGGTGTGGCCGGCTTCGTGGGCATGTTTTCGGTGCACGCTTCGCTGAAAGCCTCGCGCGACGCCTTTTACCAGGACAACCGGCTGGCTGATGTGTTCGCCGGGGTCAAGCGCGCGCCGCTGCATTTGCGCGAACGCCTCGCGGCCATCGATGGCGTCAATGAGGTGCTGTTCACCACCGCGATGGACGCCCAGATCGATCTGCCCGGCGTGATGCCCCCGGTTACCGGGCGCTTCATCGGCCTGACCCTCGCACGCGTGCATGCCGACCGCCAGAGCCTCAACAAGCTCTCGCTCAAGAGCGGGCGCTGGCCCGAGCGCGCAGGCGAGCTGGAAGCGCTGGTGAGCGACCGCTTCGCCGCCGCGCGTTCGCTCAAGGCCGGCGATACCGTGCGGGCCATCCTCAATGGCCGCCTGGAGACGGTGCACATCGTGGGCACCGCAGCCACGCCCGAATACGTTTTCGCCTCCCAGGGCGGCGCGCCCGACGATGAGTTTTTTGGTATCTGGTGGATCGACGATGAGCGCATGGCCACGGCGTTTGACATGCAAGGCGCGTTCAACCAGATGGCCATGGGCGTGGCGCCCGGCGTGCCGGTGGATCGGGTGATTGAAAAGGTGGACCGGCTGCTGGAGCCTTATGGTGCCATTGGCGCGGTGGGGCGTGACAAACAGCTGTCGAGCAAGATCGTTTCCGACGAGCTCACGCAGCTCAAGGTCATGGGCACCGTGTTGCCCTCGATTTTTCTGGTGGTCGCGATGTTCATCCTGAACGTGGTGCTCAGTCGCCAGGTGGCCACGCAGCGCGGCCAGATCGCCGCCCTCAAGGCGCTGGGCTACAGCGATGGCGCCATCGCCTGGCACTACATCCAGTTTGCTTTCCTGATCGCGGGGCTGGGTGTGGTGGTTGGGCTGGGCATGAGCGTGGCCATTGGCCGGGGCATGCTGGGCCTGTACGACGAGGTGTTCCGCTTCAACAGCCTCGACTACATCACCGAGCCCTGGCTGGTCGTCGTTTCGCTGGTCATCGCCGCGCTCGCCGCCGCCCTGGGCACCTGGACCGCCATCCACGCCGTGGTCAGCCTGCGCCCTGCGCAAGCCATGCAGCCACCTTCGCCACCCCATTACCGCGCCACGCTGATCGAGCGGGTTGGCCTGGGCAACCGCGTGAGCACCGGCGCGCTGATGGTGATCCGCAATGTGGAGCGGCGCCCGCTGCGCGCGGCCTTCACCGTGGTCGGCGTGGCGCTCGCCGTGGCGCTGCAAATCTCGGGCGCTTTCTGGATTGATGCCATCGCCCACATCATGGATGTGCAATACCGGCAGGTTCAGCAGGGCGATGTGTTGGTGAACTTCCACCGCCCGGTGCCGCTCTCGGTGGCGCGCGATCTCAAGCGCTTGCCCGGCGTGATCGACGCCGAACCCTACCGAACCGGGATGGTGCGCATCCGATTCAAAAGTGCGTCGGTGGATACCGCCATGATGGGCATTCGGAGCGATGCCAGGCTGTTTCGCGTGGTCGATGAGCAGCGCGGCGCGGTGTCGATGCCTGCGCGTGGTGTGGTGCTCTCGGCCATGCTGGCCCGCGAGCTGGGCGCGCGGGTGGGCGACCGCGTGCAAGTCGAATTCAGGCTGTGGAACCAGACCCGCACCGAAGTGGAAGTGGTCGATATTGTGCAAACCATGTTCGGCAAACTGGTCTACATGTCGCTTTCCGGCATGACCGATCTGGCGCGCGATGGTGCGGGCGTGGCCGATGCCGCCTTGCAGGTGGATCCGCTCCACATGGACGCCTTCTGGGGCGCGGTCAAAAGCGCGCCCACGATCAACTCGGTGTTCGACAAGGCTTCTTCCATGGAGAGCTTTGACCGCACCACCTCGCGCAACATGGGTGTGTTCAGTGGCATCCTCACCCTGTTCGCCGCCGCCATGGCCGTGGGCATTGTCTACAACTCGGCGCGCATCTCGCTCTCCGAGCGCGCCTGGGAGCTGGCCAGCCTGCGCGTCTTGGGCATGACGCGCGCCGAAGTGTCGGTGTTGCTGCTGGCCGAACTTGGCGCCGAGCTGCTGCTGGCCCTGCCCATAGGTGCCTTCGCCGGCTGGGCGCTGGCCACGCTGATGATGGCGCTCATGTCGTCAGACGCAATTGATTTTCCCGTGGTGATCGAGCCGAGCACCTATGCCTCGGCGGCCTTCATCGTGCTGGCCGCCGCCGTGGCCAGCGCCTTGCTGGTGCGCCGCAAGATTGACCGGCTTGACCTGGTGGCTGTATTGAAAGTACGCGAATGA
- a CDS encoding efflux RND transporter periplasmic adaptor subunit, with protein sequence MNKINMNNPSKSCPWGRYLIITAALLALVVLVWWLYQPRPLVVEVAAVGEGRFEQVIEEDGQLRLKNRYVIVAPTQAELQRPTLKVGDTVNAGDVVAVLQPASPQMIDARTRQMLVERVGSANAVRQAASAQAQRLQTALAQADLEASRANQLAKEKFVSSSALDQALLAQRAARQALAAGKAELGAAEFALAEARAALSRSEPAADSKATAGLWSLKSPVNGRVLKLHLESAAPVNPGQALVEIGDVGALEAVIDVLSSEVMAIQPGAVVSLSVGGGAAPLVGQVERIEPVAFTKVSALGINEQRVNVIVAVEGGATALQGLGDGFRVEARIVTKAQDDALLAPSAALVRDGTAWRVFVVEGGRAQARAVTLKDRNADQAWIESGLKAGESVVLYPGSMVGDGQAVKLAR encoded by the coding sequence ATGAACAAAATCAATATGAACAACCCGAGCAAATCCTGCCCCTGGGGCCGCTATCTGATCATCACCGCTGCGCTGCTGGCGCTGGTCGTTCTGGTGTGGTGGCTTTACCAGCCACGGCCCTTGGTGGTGGAAGTGGCTGCCGTAGGCGAAGGCCGCTTCGAACAGGTGATTGAAGAAGACGGTCAGTTGCGCCTCAAGAACCGCTATGTGATCGTCGCGCCGACCCAGGCCGAGCTGCAGCGGCCCACGCTCAAGGTGGGCGATACCGTGAACGCGGGCGACGTGGTGGCCGTGTTGCAACCGGCCTCACCGCAAATGATCGACGCGCGCACCCGCCAGATGCTGGTTGAGCGGGTGGGCAGTGCCAACGCCGTGCGACAGGCCGCAAGCGCCCAGGCGCAGCGCCTGCAGACCGCGCTGGCCCAGGCCGATCTCGAAGCCAGCCGCGCCAATCAACTGGCCAAAGAAAAATTCGTTTCAAGCTCTGCGCTCGACCAGGCCTTGTTGGCTCAACGCGCGGCCCGCCAGGCGCTCGCCGCCGGGAAAGCCGAGTTGGGCGCCGCCGAGTTCGCTCTGGCCGAGGCCCGTGCCGCGCTGTCGCGCTCCGAGCCCGCTGCCGATTCGAAGGCCACCGCTGGTTTGTGGTCGCTCAAAAGTCCGGTCAACGGGCGCGTGCTCAAGCTGCATCTGGAAAGCGCTGCCCCGGTCAACCCCGGCCAGGCGCTGGTGGAAATTGGCGATGTGGGTGCGCTGGAGGCCGTGATCGATGTGCTCTCCAGCGAAGTCATGGCGATCCAGCCTGGCGCCGTCGTGTCGCTGTCGGTTGGCGGCGGCGCCGCGCCTCTGGTCGGGCAGGTGGAGCGCATCGAGCCGGTGGCCTTCACCAAGGTGTCAGCGCTGGGGATCAACGAGCAACGCGTCAACGTGATCGTGGCCGTAGAAGGCGGCGCCACGGCCCTGCAAGGCCTGGGTGACGGTTTCAGGGTCGAGGCCCGCATCGTCACGAAAGCGCAAGACGACGCGCTGCTTGCCCCCAGCGCCGCGCTGGTGCGCGATGGCACCGCCTGGCGCGTGTTCGTGGTCGAAGGCGGGCGGGCGCAGGCGAGGGCGGTCACGCTCAAAGACCGCAACGCCGATCAGGCCTGGATTGAAAGCGGCCTGAAAGCAGGGGAGAGCGTGGTGCTGTACCCGGGCAGCATGGTGGGGGACGGGCAGGCGGTGAAGCTGGCGCGTTAA